The Saccharomonospora cyanea NA-134 genome includes a region encoding these proteins:
- the pknB gene encoding Stk1 family PASTA domain-containing Ser/Thr kinase, with translation MTRTETSLAGALLDRRYRVGDLIARGGMSSVYRGVDTRLDRPVAVKVMDSRFAGDRSFVDRFEREARSAARLHHPHVVAVHDQGFDTSTGSDNPRAFLVMELVDGGTLRDLLTERGRLDVPLALTVAEQVLSALAAAHTAGLVHRDIKPENVLIGTGGDAGGVVKVADFGLVRAAASAGTTSTSVILGTVAYLSPEQVSTGAASARSDVYSTGILLYEMLTGQVPYRGDTALSVAYRHVNDDVPPPSTVVPELPPALDDLVVRATRREVDARPADAEAFLAELENVRSVLGLRPTPVPIVTAPRASGATPAETDSELTVPALPAVPAEAGPRGTQALPRPVAERLQQPDPGEVSPAAPARRRAPLVVLALVVLLVLGGVGAGVWWFSNGRYVDVPSVAGMTRDEAETALRQLELTPVFAEERHNTTPSGTVIRSDPDSGARALQGDEVTVFVSLGRPVVPDVRAGASVEEAERAISAVQLEPRVSPETDEYSNDVPEGAVVTLKPQPGSQANVGDAVTIVRSKGPPPTPVPDVSGKSREQAFQALRDAGFEPYEAGKEFSADVPAGHVVRTEPANGSTVEQGNRVGVFVSNAVEVPSVVGRRTEKAVQILREAGFEVSGGDSRGPISFVIDQSPGGGELVEPGATISLSVIP, from the coding sequence CGAGCGGGAGGCCCGGTCGGCGGCCCGGCTGCACCACCCGCACGTCGTCGCCGTCCACGACCAGGGGTTCGACACCTCGACGGGCTCCGACAACCCGCGCGCGTTCCTGGTGATGGAGCTGGTGGACGGCGGCACGCTGCGCGACCTGCTGACCGAACGCGGGCGCCTCGACGTTCCGTTGGCCCTGACGGTCGCCGAACAGGTCCTCTCGGCGCTGGCCGCAGCCCACACGGCGGGCCTCGTGCACCGCGACATCAAACCGGAGAACGTGCTCATCGGCACGGGCGGTGATGCCGGGGGCGTGGTGAAGGTCGCAGACTTCGGACTGGTGCGAGCGGCGGCGAGCGCGGGCACCACGAGCACGAGCGTCATCCTCGGCACCGTCGCCTACCTGTCGCCCGAGCAGGTGTCGACCGGAGCGGCGAGCGCCCGCTCGGACGTGTACTCGACCGGCATCCTGCTGTACGAGATGCTCACCGGACAGGTCCCCTACCGCGGTGACACCGCCTTGTCGGTGGCCTACCGACACGTCAACGACGACGTTCCGCCCCCGAGCACGGTGGTCCCCGAATTGCCCCCGGCGCTCGACGACCTCGTGGTACGGGCGACGCGCCGCGAGGTCGACGCCCGACCGGCCGACGCGGAGGCGTTCCTCGCCGAGCTGGAGAACGTCCGCTCGGTGCTCGGCCTGCGCCCCACACCGGTCCCGATCGTGACGGCTCCCCGGGCTTCCGGGGCGACACCGGCCGAGACCGACTCCGAACTCACCGTCCCCGCCCTGCCCGCCGTCCCCGCCGAGGCGGGCCCGCGCGGCACGCAGGCGCTCCCGCGGCCCGTCGCGGAGCGGCTCCAGCAGCCGGACCCGGGCGAGGTCTCCCCTGCCGCCCCGGCCCGGCGCCGCGCGCCGCTCGTGGTACTCGCGCTCGTGGTGCTGCTCGTGCTCGGCGGGGTCGGCGCCGGGGTGTGGTGGTTCTCCAACGGCCGCTACGTCGACGTTCCCTCGGTCGCGGGAATGACCCGTGACGAGGCCGAGACGGCGTTACGGCAGCTGGAGCTGACGCCCGTGTTCGCGGAGGAACGGCACAACACCACGCCGTCCGGCACGGTGATCCGCAGCGATCCGGACAGCGGCGCCCGCGCGTTGCAGGGCGACGAGGTGACCGTGTTCGTCTCCCTCGGCAGGCCCGTGGTGCCCGACGTGCGCGCGGGCGCGTCGGTGGAGGAGGCCGAACGAGCCATCAGCGCCGTGCAACTGGAACCCCGCGTCTCCCCCGAGACCGACGAGTACAGCAACGACGTTCCGGAAGGAGCTGTGGTCACGCTCAAGCCGCAGCCGGGCAGCCAGGCCAACGTCGGTGACGCGGTGACGATCGTGCGGTCGAAGGGGCCGCCTCCGACGCCCGTGCCCGACGTCAGCGGCAAGTCACGGGAGCAGGCGTTCCAGGCGCTGCGCGACGCGGGCTTCGAGCCCTACGAGGCGGGCAAGGAGTTCTCCGCCGATGTGCCCGCAGGGCACGTCGTGCGCACCGAGCCCGCGAACGGCAGCACGGTCGAACAGGGCAACCGGGTCGGTGTTTTCGTCTCCAACGCGGTGGAGGTGCCCTCCGTCGTCGGCCGGCGTACCGAGAAGGCCGTGCAGATCCTGCGGGAGGCCGGCTTCGAGGTGTCGGGTGGTGACTCACGTGGCCCGATCAGCTTCGTGATCGACCAGAGCCCCGGCGGGGGTGAACTCGTCGAACCGGGAGCGACGATCAGCCTGTCGGTGATCCCCTGA
- a CDS encoding glutamate synthase subunit beta gives MADPKGFLRYDRVDPPKRPRDERVGDWREVYAELDVGERDRAVRTQATRCMDCGIPFCHSGSAGCPLGNLIPEWNDLVRQDDWERAAERLHATNNFPEFTGKLCPAPCEAACVLAISPSSGGPVSIKRVEETIAEHAWESGRLRAQHAALSTGRAVAVVGSGPAGLAAAQQLTRAGHEVTVFERDDRLGGLLRYGIPEFKMEKKVLDRRLAQLREEGTRFVTGCEVGVDVTVEQLRERFDAVVLAVGALRGRDDTSTPGRELRGIHLAMEHLVPANRECEGDGSTAVSAEGKHVVIIGGGDTGADCYGTAIRQGALSVTQLDRYPQPPSTRDDDRSPWPTWPYVLRTYPVHEEAGERRFAVAVQRFVGDDDGRVRQLELRTVEVRKDPETGRREVVPTSEEVERIPADLVLLAIGFEGVDRMPLLDGLGLSLTRRGTISCGADWQTQTPGVFVCGDAHRGASLVVWAIAEGRSAARAVDEYLMGASDLPAPVHPTALPLAV, from the coding sequence GTGGCTGATCCCAAGGGTTTCCTGCGGTATGACCGGGTCGATCCGCCCAAGCGCCCGCGCGACGAGCGGGTCGGGGACTGGCGCGAGGTGTACGCCGAACTCGACGTCGGGGAGCGCGATCGCGCGGTACGCACCCAGGCGACGCGTTGCATGGACTGTGGCATCCCGTTCTGCCACTCGGGCAGTGCCGGTTGCCCGCTGGGCAACCTGATCCCGGAGTGGAACGACCTCGTTCGGCAGGACGACTGGGAACGTGCGGCCGAGCGCCTGCATGCCACGAACAACTTCCCGGAGTTCACGGGCAAGTTGTGTCCCGCGCCGTGTGAGGCGGCGTGTGTGCTGGCGATCTCCCCGTCTTCGGGTGGGCCGGTGAGCATCAAGCGCGTCGAGGAGACGATCGCCGAGCACGCGTGGGAGTCGGGACGCCTCCGCGCGCAGCACGCGGCGTTGTCGACGGGCAGGGCGGTCGCGGTGGTGGGCTCGGGTCCCGCCGGGCTGGCGGCGGCGCAGCAGCTCACCCGCGCCGGTCACGAGGTGACCGTGTTCGAGCGGGACGATCGGCTCGGTGGACTGCTTCGCTACGGCATTCCCGAGTTCAAGATGGAGAAGAAGGTTCTCGACCGCAGGCTCGCGCAGTTGCGGGAGGAGGGGACCAGGTTCGTCACGGGTTGCGAGGTCGGTGTCGACGTCACCGTGGAGCAGCTGCGGGAACGGTTCGACGCCGTGGTGCTCGCGGTGGGTGCGCTGCGTGGTCGTGACGACACCTCCACACCGGGCCGGGAGTTGAGGGGCATCCACCTCGCGATGGAACACCTCGTGCCCGCCAACCGGGAGTGCGAGGGTGACGGCTCCACGGCCGTGAGCGCCGAGGGCAAGCACGTCGTGATCATCGGCGGTGGCGACACGGGCGCCGACTGCTACGGCACGGCGATCCGCCAGGGTGCGTTGTCGGTGACGCAGTTGGACCGCTACCCGCAACCACCGTCCACTCGGGACGACGATCGTTCGCCGTGGCCGACATGGCCCTACGTCCTGCGCACGTACCCCGTTCACGAGGAGGCGGGCGAGCGGCGTTTCGCCGTGGCGGTGCAGCGGTTCGTCGGGGACGACGACGGTCGGGTGCGCCAGCTCGAACTCCGCACGGTGGAGGTGCGCAAGGACCCGGAGACCGGCCGTCGTGAGGTCGTTCCGACCAGCGAGGAGGTCGAGCGCATCCCGGCGGACCTGGTGTTGCTCGCCATCGGTTTCGAGGGTGTGGACCGGATGCCGTTGCTCGACGGTCTCGGGCTGTCGTTGACCCGGCGGGGCACGATCTCGTGTGGTGCCGACTGGCAGACGCAGACGCCCGGCGTGTTCGTGTGCGGTGACGCCCACCGGGGCGCGTCGCTGGTGGTGTGGGCCATCGCCGAGGGGCGCTCGGCCGCCAGGGCGGTGGACGAGTACCTGATGGGCGCGTCCGACCTGCCCGCACCGGTTCACCCCACGGCGTTGCCGCTGGCTGTCTGA
- a CDS encoding wax ester/triacylglycerol synthase family O-acyltransferase, which yields MPADRLSALDTAFLCIDQPAAPMHMGAVGVFSAPPSDERADARRIAALVAERAERSPRLRLRLRQGWPLLPDRWETDPRFDPAAHVSTHQVTASDVADPLTAHASRWLATSLDPRAPLWNVQVVTGLPHGRFALLAKIHHALCDGTGAAELALGLLDQAPTARSAPTALPPGGGRARNDPAPLGALWRGAQRALGETVESLGIAAEIVRAVKPFPLSPTMTEQSTLRQLGFVRLDADELRRVRRAHGGTTHDVVLAVLAGALREWLRGRNDGGRLRPLRALVPVSTRRRRGEFAGGNALSGYLCELPVDVDDPLDRLRAVTDAMNRNKQAGPRRGAGALPVLAERLPSVVHRLATRTVAHAAPALFDTVITTVPLPGLPLSLDGAPLREAYPVVPLAPHQSVGFAVSPYRGGVHVGLNTGGDAVHQAGALADAVTKSMAALVQLCP from the coding sequence ATGCCAGCCGACCGGCTCAGCGCACTGGACACGGCATTCCTCTGTATCGACCAACCCGCGGCGCCCATGCACATGGGCGCGGTCGGGGTGTTCTCCGCACCGCCCTCCGATGAGCGCGCCGACGCCCGACGGATCGCCGCTCTCGTGGCCGAGCGGGCGGAGCGATCACCCAGGCTGCGGCTGAGGTTGCGGCAGGGATGGCCGCTGCTACCCGACCGGTGGGAGACCGATCCCCGCTTCGACCCCGCGGCGCACGTCAGCACCCATCAGGTGACCGCGAGTGACGTCGCCGACCCGCTCACCGCCCACGCGTCCCGATGGCTGGCGACCTCGCTCGACCCCCGTGCTCCCCTGTGGAACGTCCAGGTGGTGACCGGGCTCCCACACGGCCGGTTCGCACTGCTGGCGAAGATCCACCACGCCCTGTGCGACGGCACGGGCGCGGCCGAGCTCGCGCTCGGACTGTTGGACCAGGCGCCCACCGCACGGTCGGCGCCCACCGCGCTCCCGCCCGGCGGCGGCCGCGCCCGGAACGACCCCGCCCCGCTGGGCGCCCTGTGGCGGGGCGCGCAGCGGGCGCTCGGCGAAACCGTCGAGTCGTTGGGTATCGCCGCGGAGATAGTGCGCGCGGTGAAGCCGTTCCCGCTGTCGCCGACCATGACCGAGCAGTCGACGCTCCGGCAGCTCGGGTTCGTCCGCCTGGACGCCGACGAGCTGCGCCGTGTCCGCAGGGCCCACGGGGGAACCACCCACGACGTGGTACTCGCCGTGCTGGCCGGGGCGCTGCGCGAGTGGCTTCGAGGCCGCAACGACGGGGGCCGGCTACGTCCGCTCCGCGCGCTCGTACCCGTCAGCACCCGGCGACGGCGCGGCGAGTTCGCGGGCGGCAACGCGCTGTCCGGCTACCTGTGCGAACTCCCCGTCGACGTCGACGACCCGCTCGACCGCCTGCGCGCGGTGACCGACGCCATGAACCGCAACAAGCAGGCAGGGCCGCGGCGCGGCGCGGGCGCACTGCCCGTTCTCGCCGAACGGTTGCCGAGTGTGGTGCATCGCCTGGCCACCCGCACCGTCGCCCACGCGGCCCCGGCGTTGTTCGACACCGTGATCACCACCGTGCCGTTGCCCGGGCTACCGCTGTCGCTGGACGGCGCACCCCTGCGCGAGGCGTATCCCGTGGTGCCGCTCGCGCCGCACCAGTCCGTGGGGTTCGCGGTGTCGCCCTACCGGGGCGGGGTGCACGTCGGCCTCAACACCGGCGGCGACGCCGTGCACCAGGCCGGAGCCCTGGCCGACGCCGTCACCAAGTCGATGGCCGCGCTGGTCCAGCTCTGTCCCTGA
- a CDS encoding class II 3-deoxy-7-phosphoheptulonate synthase has translation MLEVVNWTVDVPIDALPSLPPLPAELRKRLDDALSRPAAQQPEWPDPEVVSRVRTVLESVPPITVPAEVDRLRERLAMVARGEAFLLQGGDCAETFESNTEPHIRANLRTLLQMAVVLTYGASLPVVKVGRIAGQYAKPRSNSTDALGLPVYRGDIVNSLAPDPELRVPDPGRMIRAYANAGAAMNLVRALTGAGMADLAQVHAWNKDFVRTSPAGERYEALASEIDRGLRFMAACGVTDTSLHSTEIFASHEALLLDYERAMLRLDDPSADNPSLYNLSSHFLWIGERTRQLDGAHIAFAELLANPIGIKIGPTTTPEQAVEYVERLDPRNEPGRLTLISRMGNGKVREVLPAIVEKVEASGHKVIWQCDPMHGNTHESSNGYKTRHFDRIVDEVQGFFEVHRRLGSYPGGIHVELTGEDVTECLGGAQDISDLDLSGRYETACDPRLNTQQSLELAFLVAEMLRA, from the coding sequence ATGCTGGAGGTCGTGAACTGGACTGTCGACGTCCCCATCGATGCCCTGCCCTCGCTGCCCCCGCTGCCCGCCGAGCTGCGCAAGCGCCTGGACGACGCGCTGTCCCGCCCGGCCGCGCAGCAGCCCGAGTGGCCTGATCCCGAGGTGGTCTCCCGCGTCAGGACGGTGCTGGAGAGCGTGCCGCCGATCACGGTCCCGGCCGAGGTGGACCGCCTGCGCGAGCGCCTGGCCATGGTCGCGCGCGGCGAGGCGTTTCTGCTCCAGGGCGGTGACTGCGCGGAGACGTTCGAGTCCAACACCGAGCCCCACATCCGGGCCAACCTGCGAACGTTGCTCCAGATGGCCGTGGTGCTCACCTACGGCGCGAGCCTGCCGGTGGTGAAGGTGGGGCGCATCGCGGGCCAGTACGCCAAACCGCGGTCCAACAGCACCGACGCGCTGGGGCTGCCGGTGTACCGGGGCGACATCGTCAACTCGCTCGCACCGGACCCCGAGCTGCGGGTTCCGGACCCCGGCCGCATGATCCGCGCCTACGCCAACGCGGGCGCCGCGATGAACCTCGTGCGCGCGCTGACCGGTGCGGGGATGGCCGACCTGGCCCAGGTGCACGCCTGGAACAAGGACTTCGTGCGCACCTCGCCCGCCGGTGAGCGGTACGAGGCGCTGGCCTCGGAGATCGACCGTGGCCTGAGGTTCATGGCGGCCTGTGGGGTCACCGACACCTCCCTGCACTCCACCGAGATCTTCGCGAGCCACGAGGCGCTGCTTCTCGACTACGAGCGCGCCATGCTGAGGCTCGACGACCCGAGCGCGGACAACCCGTCGCTCTACAACCTGTCGTCGCACTTCCTGTGGATCGGTGAGCGCACCCGGCAACTCGACGGGGCCCACATCGCGTTCGCGGAACTGCTGGCCAACCCCATCGGCATCAAGATCGGGCCGACCACGACGCCCGAGCAGGCCGTCGAGTACGTCGAGCGCCTCGACCCGAGGAACGAACCCGGCAGGCTCACGCTGATCTCCCGGATGGGCAACGGCAAGGTGCGCGAGGTGCTGCCCGCGATCGTGGAGAAGGTCGAGGCTTCCGGCCACAAGGTCATCTGGCAGTGCGACCCGATGCACGGCAACACGCACGAGTCGTCCAACGGCTACAAGACCCGGCACTTCGACCGCATCGTGGACGAGGTACAGGGCTTCTTCGAGGTGCACCGCAGGCTCGGCAGCTACCCGGGTGGGATCCACGTTGAGCTCACCGGGGAGGACGTCACGGAGTGCCTCGGCGGCGCGCAGGACATCTCCGACCTCGACCTGTCCGGCCGCTACGAGACGGCGTGCGACCCGAGGCTCAACACGCAGCAGTCGCTGGAGCTGGCGTTCCTCGTCGCGGAGATGCTCAGGGCCTGA
- a CDS encoding trypsin-like serine peptidase: MKRGLSRSVPLMAVALVALGISVPASAEADRENRPLDKVAVNEIATTADVVTDYWTPERMRAAVPMDRFVTVSAADVAAASESPQDATRGEARTVPGVSPRSFPTSGEPWAGGGEVVDTAGRVFFTFNGDPASCSGNAVTSDNRSVVITAGHCVKYQGSWHTNWIFVPGYDDGRAPHGEWAARLTLTTPQWEQSEDMNHDIGAAVVETLGGAHLTDVVGAQGIAFNQERNQDMYAFGYPAADPYDGSTLIHCSGTTFTDFLLTDDHAMSCDMTGGSSGGPWFLDFDESTGTGVQASVNSFGYTFLPGYMFGPYFGTEAEALYDTARTA; the protein is encoded by the coding sequence ATGAAGCGAGGGTTGTCGAGGTCTGTCCCCCTGATGGCGGTCGCTCTGGTCGCTTTGGGAATCTCCGTTCCCGCGAGCGCGGAGGCCGACCGAGAAAATCGCCCACTTGACAAGGTGGCCGTCAACGAGATCGCCACTACGGCTGACGTGGTCACCGATTACTGGACACCCGAGCGGATGCGGGCTGCCGTTCCGATGGACCGGTTCGTCACCGTGAGCGCGGCTGACGTGGCCGCCGCGTCGGAGTCGCCGCAGGACGCCACGCGCGGTGAGGCCCGTACCGTCCCGGGTGTGAGTCCCCGGAGCTTCCCGACGTCGGGGGAGCCGTGGGCCGGGGGCGGTGAGGTGGTCGACACCGCGGGCCGGGTGTTCTTCACGTTCAACGGTGATCCCGCGTCGTGCAGCGGCAACGCCGTCACCAGCGACAACCGCAGTGTGGTCATCACAGCGGGTCACTGCGTCAAGTACCAGGGAAGCTGGCACACCAACTGGATCTTCGTGCCCGGCTACGACGACGGGCGGGCGCCGCACGGCGAGTGGGCCGCGCGCCTGACGCTCACGACGCCGCAGTGGGAGCAGAGCGAGGACATGAACCACGACATCGGTGCCGCCGTGGTGGAAACACTTGGCGGAGCCCACCTCACGGACGTGGTGGGAGCGCAGGGCATCGCGTTCAACCAGGAGCGCAACCAGGACATGTACGCGTTCGGTTATCCCGCGGCCGACCCCTACGACGGCAGCACGCTGATCCACTGCAGCGGCACCACGTTCACCGACTTCCTGCTCACTGACGACCACGCGATGAGCTGCGACATGACGGGCGGTTCGAGCGGCGGCCCGTGGTTCCTGGACTTCGACGAGTCCACGGGCACGGGCGTGCAGGCGTCGGTCAACAGCTTCGGCTACACGTTCCTGCCCGGGTACATGTTCGGTCCGTACTTCGGCACCGAGGCGGAGGCACTCTACGACACGGCCCGGACGGCCTGA